A genome region from Trichoderma asperellum chromosome 7, complete sequence includes the following:
- the RPL29 gene encoding 60S ribosomal protein eL29, producing MAKSKNSSQHNQSRKAHRNGIKKPKTSRYPSLNGTDPKFRRNHRHALHGTMKALKELKEGKRETA from the exons atggcca AGTCAAAGAACTCGTCCCAGCACAACCAGAGCCGCAAGGCTCACCGTAACGG TAtcaagaagcccaagactTCCAGATACCCTTCCCTCAACGGAACCGACCCCAAGTTCCGACGAAACCACAGACATGCTCTCCACGGCACCATGAAGGCTCTG aaggagctcaaggagggCAAGCGCGAGACCGCATGA
- the VTS1 gene encoding Flap-structured DNA-binding and RNA-binding protein (EggNog:ENOG41~BUSCO:EOG092D2BNK): MLNMSGSHVAGNRNSTPEVNATPSLRPPSSRAVGSGSSLRASADMAAISGTSSSSRIRPSSDFYGQPQQGGLGPAGLDIDSQDKIAQQWIADIDQYETTLEEMAAATLDQDFKDELSAIEQWFRVLSEAERTAALYALLQQTTQVQIRFFIQVLQQMGKNHPMSGVLSPATFDKDPMSSRLSDAMNKLNVDSARNSFARNSAVSSTKRHSGLDASTINAMFPDAAAAIATEKAKFTQQTGNPPSSNRNSLAIDPRAAMTGPNIAAAPQESRDANAAPAASPWASGGDAASASKAGSSQTPMGQFVQPPASAGLRSPRPQLTSNSTLQTTTLTARDKTPADLPLLSPYANGGGSWASMVNTPMAPTFNTGNSAGQADMIANATAMKLAALSTVNNRFALDDVRKYRRARSNDAPGNAHSQMPPTPSQINIPSANVVMINEHGQVMTRDQLMALQAQQGLSFGGQRSRPSSPGLPLQSGMGPMSHFTSPQHNGFLSAYDGSGLMSGGIPPVGLGQLGINTHEGYLSDHSDMVRGRSPRGRRGSSKPPEDPTDPTLLQDIPSWLRSLRLHKYTDNLKDMKWTDLVELDDKALEDRGVNALGARRKMLKVFEQVKEAKAEGRLG, encoded by the exons ATGCTCAATATGTCTGGGAGCCACGTCGCCGGAAATCGCAACAGCACCCCTGAAGTCAATGCCACTCCTTCTCTAAGACCGCCGTCCTCTCGGGCAGTTGGCTCTGGCAGCTCGCTGCGCGCGTCTGCCGACATGGCGGCCATCTCAGGGACCTCGTCGTCCAGCCGCATCAGGCCGTCGTCCGACTTCTACGGCCAGCCTCAGCAAGGCGGCCTTGGCCCTGCTGGCTTGGATATCGATTCTCAGGACAAGATCGCCCAGCAGTGGATTGCGGACATTGACCAGTATGAGACGACGCTGGAGGAGATGGCTGCCGCCACGCTCGACCAAGACTTCAAGGACGAGCTCAGCGCCATTGAGCAGTGGTTTCGAGTGTTGAGCGAGGCTGAGCGCACGGCCGCTCTGTATGCGTTGCTGCAACAGACCACTCAGGTCCAGATTCGCTTCTTCATCCAAGTCCTCCAGCAGATGGGCAAGAACCATCCCATGTCTGGCGTTTTGTCACCCGCGACTTTTGATAAAG ATCCGATGTCTAGTCGACTCAGCGATGCTATGAACAAGCTCAATGTCGACTCTGCTCGAAACTCGTTCGCTCGCAACTCAGCTGTCTCATCGACTAAGCGACACTCTGGCCTTGACGCTTCTACGATCAACGCCATGTTCCcggatgccgccgccgctatTGCAACCGAAAAGGCGAAATTCACCCAGCAAACAGGGAACCCACCTTCGTCAAACCGCAACAGCCTAGCCATCGACCCACGAGCCGCGATGACAGGACCTAATATTGCAGCCGCCCCTCAGGAATCTAGGGACGCCAATGCTGCCCCGGCGGCATCACCGTGGGCTAGCGGCGGAGATGCAGCGTCAGCTTCTAAAGCAGGCTCGTCCCAAACTCCCATGGGCCAATTTGTACAGCCTCCAGCATCGGCGGGACTACGATCGCCAAGGCCGCAGCTGACTAGCAATTCCACTCTTCAAACGACCACCTTGACGGCCCGGGATAAGACTCCAGCTGATTTGCCTCTCCTATCCCCATATGCGAATGGAGGTGGCAGCTGGGCTTCTATGGTCAACACTCCCATGGCGCCGACATTCAACACCGGAAATTCTGCTGGTCAGGCTGATATGATTGCCAACGCGACTGCAATGAAGCTGGCCGCTCTTTCTACCGTTAACAATCGCTTCGCTCTCGATGACGTTCGCAAATATAGAAGGGCTAGATCTAACGATGCCCCCGGAAATGCACACAGCCAAATGCCGCCAACTCCCTCGCAAATCAATATCCCCAGTGCTAACGTGGTGATGATCAACGAACATGGGCAAGTCATGACTCGTGACCAACTAATGGCTCTCCAAGCTCAGCAGGGCCTCAGCTTTGGAGGACAGCGATCTCGTCCCAGCTCTCCTGGTCTACCTTTGCAGTCTGGGATGGGACCCATGTCTCATTTCACTTCGCCTCAACACAACGGCTTTCTTAGCGCATACGACGGCTCTGGATTGATGTCTGGCGGCATCCCACCTGTCGGCTTGGGACAGCTAGGAATCAATACTCATGAAGGCTACCTCTCAGACCACTCTGACATGGTCCGGGGCCGTTCACCGAGAGGAAGACGGGGAAGCTCCAAGCCGCCTGAAGATCCCACCGACCCTACTCTTCTTCAAGATATCCCCAGCTGGCTTCGTAGTCTGCGACTACACAAGTACACGGATAATCTGAAGGATATGAAGTGGACGGATCTGGTCGAATTAGACGACAAGGCCTTGGAAGACCGAGGCGTCAATGCTCTCGGAGCGCGACGCAAGATGCTCAAGGTCTTTGAACAAGTCAAAG AAGCCAAAGCAGAAGGCAGACTAGGATAA
- a CDS encoding uncharacterized protein (EggNog:ENOG41~BUSCO:EOG092D4CO8), translated as MADFADNDIQKLLQQAEQRLSGGRVVAEEASTASTAAKPVGEDVVQAAAPTPELAQVRVPQPKMDAQRKGKNTAGADWFDLPKTNMTPEFKRDWQLLRMRNVLDPKQQRKTLRASAPVYSQVGKVIASPTDPYSARLGRKERKQTLLESVMSVHNDNKLASKYSTIQEKKREGRKAFYKSVVAKRRQRN; from the exons ATGGCTGATTTTGCCGATAATGACATCCAGAAGCTCCTACAGCAAGCCGAGCAGCGTCTCAGCGGTGGTCGTGTAGTCGCCGAGGAAGCTTCAACAGCTTCGACGGCGGCCAAGCCAGTAGGAGAGGATGTTGTCCAGGCTGCAGCTCCCACGCCAGAGCTGGCACAAGTCCGCGTGCCACAACCAAAGATGGATGCACAGCGGAAGGGTAAG AACACAGCAGGGGCTGATTGGTTTGATCTTCCCAAAACCAACATGACGCCAGAGTTCAAGAGAGACTGGCAGCTTCTGCGCATGCGAAATGTCCTAGACCCTAAACAGCAGAGAAAAACACTACGAGCCAGCGCTCCTGTATATTCGCAGGTGGGCAAGGTCATTGCCAGCCCAACCGACCCATACAGCGCCAGACTTGGTCGTAAGGAGAGAAAGCAAACACTACTAGAGAGCGTCATGTCCGTGCATAATGACAACAAGCTCGCGTCCAAATACTCCACCAtccaggagaagaagagagaaggacgCAAGGCATTCTACAAATCAGTAGTTGCCAAACGACGACAGAGGAACTAA
- a CDS encoding uncharacterized protein (BUSCO:EOG092D2V2F), giving the protein MESQNQSAPTHPSHNRPAPVYDPTQGGHYGACAALASQGFAPAELYTGPWANVHQGLTGQYKDILTTYWQQTISHLESDTHDYKIHQLPLARIKKVMKADPEVKMISAEAPILFAKGCDIFITELTMRAWIHAEENKRRTLQRSDIASALAKSDMFDFLIDIVPREEATAHAKRTTTQPSAAQPVPGGGQAPMPGQHPGMAQAAGHPSGHPMATADYMGAHALGSEQDYRQTANMYPGQVPQGPPAAAYGQTQPQTAIYGEMEGMYPYSTMQPQQAPMQSEEFE; this is encoded by the exons ATGGAGTCGCAAAACCAGTCAGCGCCAACCCACCCGTCACATAACCGGCCGGCACCCGTATACGATCCCACACAAGGAGGACACTATG GTGCCTGTGCTGCT CTTGCCTCGCAAGGCTTTGCGCCGGCTGAGCTATACACCGGCCCCTGGGCTAAT GTTCACCAGGGACTCACAGGACAGTACAAGGATATTTTAACAACGTACTGGCAACAGACGATTAGCCACCTGGAAAGCGACACTCACGATTACAAAATCCATCAGCTGCCCCTTGCGCGTATCAAGAAGGTCATGAAGGCCGACCCAGAAGTCAAGATGATATCTGCGGAAGCGCCGATTCTATTTGCCAAGGGCTGTGACATATTCATTACGGAACTCACTATGCGAGCATGGATCCATGCAGAGGAGAACAAGCGCCGCACTCTGCAGCGCTCCGATATTGCCTCGGCACTTGCTAAATCCGACATGTTTGATTTCTTGATCGACATTGTCCCTAGAGAAGAAGCTACAGCACACGCCAAAAGAACCACCACCCAGCCATCCGCCGCGCAGCCGGTGCCCGGCGGGGGCCAAGCACCAATGCCCGGGCAGCACCCAGGCATGGCCCAGGCGGCCGGCCATCCGTCTGGCCACCCAATGGCTACTGCAGATTACATGGGCGCACATGCGCTCGGCTCTGAGCAGGATTACAGACAGACCGCCAACATGTATCCTGGTCAGGTTCCCCAGGGCCCTCCCGCTGCCGCTTATGGACAGACCCAGCCACAAACGGCCATATATGGTGAGATGGAGGGCATGTATCCATACTCAACAATGCAACCGCAACAG GCACCAATGCAGTCTGAAGAATTTGAATAG